Proteins encoded in a region of the Brevundimonas vesicularis genome:
- a CDS encoding GGDEF domain-containing protein encodes MTDVAEHDLTAEIARLRVELEAWKTRAAAAEAAADHDVLTPALNRRGFITAMQRTMAYCQRHGVPAVLLYLDMDGFKSVNDRLGHAAGDAALVAVAELFLANLRESDAVGRLGGDEFALLMLHAGYEEGRAKARQLAEALKTEGFVWDGQKTELGGSFGVRAWDGHTDAEVWLTEADAAMWVRKKGR; translated from the coding sequence GTGACCGACGTGGCCGAACACGACCTGACCGCCGAGATCGCGCGCCTGCGCGTCGAGCTGGAAGCGTGGAAAACGCGCGCCGCCGCCGCCGAGGCCGCCGCAGACCATGACGTGCTGACGCCCGCCCTGAACCGGCGCGGCTTCATCACGGCCATGCAGCGGACCATGGCCTATTGTCAGCGGCACGGGGTGCCGGCGGTGCTGCTGTATCTGGACATGGATGGGTTCAAGAGCGTCAACGACCGGCTGGGCCACGCCGCCGGCGATGCGGCCCTGGTCGCGGTGGCGGAGCTGTTCCTGGCCAATCTGCGCGAGTCGGACGCGGTGGGCCGGCTGGGCGGCGACGAGTTCGCCTTGCTGATGTTGCACGCAGGCTATGAAGAGGGCCGGGCCAAGGCGCGTCAGCTGGCCGAGGCGCTGAAGACCGAAGGCTTCGTCTGGGACGGCCAGAAAACCGAACTGGGCGGCTCGTTCGGCGTTCGCGCCTGGGACGGCCATACCGACGCCGAGGTCTGGTTGACCGAGGCCGACGCCGCCATGTGGGTGAGGAAGAAGGGGCGCTGA
- the rpsU gene encoding 30S ribosomal protein S21, producing the protein MVQIFVRDNNVDQALKALKKKMQREGSFREMKRHVHFEKPSEKRARQKAEAIRRARKLARKRMQREGLLPAPKPRVPGGR; encoded by the coding sequence CTGGTTCAGATTTTCGTTCGCGACAACAACGTCGACCAAGCGCTCAAAGCCCTGAAGAAGAAGATGCAGCGCGAGGGCAGCTTCCGTGAAATGAAGCGCCACGTGCACTTCGAGAAGCCCTCGGAAAAGCGCGCCCGTCAAAAGGCCGAAGCCATCCGTCGCGCCCGCAAGCTGGCGCGCAAGCGCATGCAGCGCGAGGGCCTGCTGCCCGCGCCGAAGCCGCGCGTTCCCGGCGGTCGTTAA
- a CDS encoding CocE/NonD family hydrolase, with translation MNKIVAAVVAGLLAATPIAASAQDYGRYSDAAAQTELSRLADVQMAVMVPMRDGVGLATNVYRPKNASGPLPTVFVRTPYNELAYNARTTRSALSWVSKGYAFVIQNERGRYFSGGDYQILGYPQTDGYDALTWIAAQPWSNGKVGTLGCSSSAEWQLALAAQNHPAHAAMVPQASGAGIGKVGRFQEQGNWYTGGVPRNLFFVWLYGVDNPQRAQIPMDLDQETRARIVRYNDLDAKKPDVNWPSQIRHLPVNEMLKDLGEPAGTFEELIARTPSDPAWRQGGLYHDDMGWGVPSLWFNSWYDVSIGPNMELFNHARSTTQDREAAENQYVVVGPNNHCAFGGLGPNYKSGDRPLGDATFDSDALVHAWFDRWLKGERRAFPESTPHVQYFNMGENAWRTAAQWPPAGVKTVRMYLRSGGGANSLNGDGLLSLQAPPAGEPADRYRYDPMNPVQTIGGGDCCNGGLVTAGAFDQRPIEARNDVLVYTSEALTEPMQVTGFIDAVLKVSSSAPDTDFAVKLVDVAPDGTAYILGDTIMRARYRNGYDHPAPLTPGQVATVQPTPLTISNTFQPGHRIRVEVTSSNFPKFVRNLNTGGLNETESQGVVADNAVHHAGDDASYIDLPVVK, from the coding sequence ATGAACAAGATCGTCGCCGCCGTCGTCGCGGGCCTTTTGGCCGCCACGCCCATCGCCGCCTCAGCGCAGGACTATGGGCGCTACAGCGACGCCGCCGCACAGACCGAGCTGTCGCGCCTGGCGGATGTGCAGATGGCGGTCATGGTGCCGATGCGCGACGGCGTGGGGCTGGCCACCAATGTCTATCGCCCCAAGAACGCGTCCGGCCCGTTGCCGACCGTTTTCGTCCGCACGCCCTATAACGAGCTGGCCTACAACGCCCGCACCACGCGCTCGGCCCTGAGCTGGGTCAGCAAGGGCTATGCCTTCGTCATCCAGAACGAACGGGGACGGTATTTCTCGGGCGGGGACTATCAGATCCTGGGCTATCCCCAGACCGACGGCTATGACGCCCTGACGTGGATCGCGGCCCAGCCCTGGTCGAACGGCAAGGTCGGCACCCTGGGCTGTTCGTCCTCCGCAGAATGGCAGTTGGCCCTGGCGGCCCAGAACCACCCGGCCCACGCCGCCATGGTGCCCCAGGCCTCGGGCGCCGGCATCGGCAAGGTCGGCCGGTTCCAGGAACAGGGCAACTGGTACACAGGGGGCGTGCCGCGCAACCTGTTCTTCGTTTGGCTGTACGGCGTGGACAATCCACAGCGCGCCCAGATCCCGATGGATCTCGATCAGGAAACCCGCGCCCGGATCGTCCGCTACAACGACCTGGACGCCAAGAAGCCGGATGTGAACTGGCCCAGCCAGATCCGGCATCTGCCGGTCAACGAGATGCTGAAGGACCTGGGCGAGCCGGCCGGCACGTTCGAGGAACTGATCGCGCGCACCCCATCCGATCCGGCCTGGCGTCAGGGCGGCCTGTATCACGACGACATGGGCTGGGGTGTGCCGTCCCTGTGGTTCAACAGCTGGTATGACGTCTCCATCGGGCCGAACATGGAGCTGTTCAACCACGCCCGGTCCACGACCCAGGATCGCGAGGCGGCCGAGAACCAGTACGTCGTGGTCGGCCCCAACAATCACTGCGCTTTTGGCGGCTTGGGGCCGAACTACAAGTCGGGCGACCGCCCGCTGGGCGACGCCACCTTCGACAGCGACGCCCTGGTGCACGCCTGGTTCGATCGCTGGCTGAAAGGCGAACGGCGCGCCTTCCCCGAGAGCACGCCGCACGTGCAGTATTTCAACATGGGCGAAAACGCCTGGCGCACGGCCGCGCAGTGGCCGCCGGCCGGGGTCAAGACGGTGCGGATGTATCTGCGCTCGGGCGGCGGGGCCAACAGCTTGAATGGCGACGGCCTGCTGAGCCTTCAGGCGCCGCCCGCCGGCGAGCCGGCCGACCGCTATCGCTATGATCCCATGAACCCGGTCCAGACCATCGGCGGCGGCGATTGCTGCAACGGCGGCCTGGTCACGGCCGGGGCCTTCGATCAGCGACCGATCGAGGCGCGCAACGACGTGCTGGTCTATACGTCGGAGGCGCTGACCGAGCCGATGCAGGTCACCGGCTTCATCGATGCGGTGCTGAAGGTATCGTCCTCTGCGCCCGACACCGATTTCGCGGTCAAGCTGGTGGACGTGGCGCCGGACGGCACGGCCTATATCCTGGGCGACACCATCATGCGGGCGCGCTATCGCAACGGCTATGACCATCCAGCGCCCCTGACGCCGGGCCAGGTGGCGACCGTGCAGCCCACGCCGTTGACCATCAGCAACACCTTCCAGCCCGGTCACCGCATCCGGGTCGAAGTCACCAGCTCCAACTTCCCCAAGTTCGTGCGCAACCTGAACACGGGCGGACTGAACGAGACCGAGAGCCAGGGTGTGGTCGCCGACAACGCCGTCCATCACGCGGGCGACGACGCGTCCTACATCGATCTGCCTGTGGTGAAATAG
- a CDS encoding COQ9 family protein, with amino-acid sequence MTETTDWADRTEQTVLDAAIARAPALGWNARLVREACEACGLSQGDEELLLPNGARDLAALLSRRHDARALAALGEIDANSLKIRERIARAVSERMEAGAADLEATRRCAAFLALPVNADLGLKLAWESADHLWRWAGDEATDWNHYSKRTILSGILIPALTMRWFDGREAAEAFVARRIENVMAFEKWKAGKDFDAPFRKVSDALSRMRYGAKA; translated from the coding sequence ATGACCGAGACGACAGACTGGGCCGACCGGACCGAACAGACCGTGCTGGACGCCGCCATCGCCCGCGCGCCCGCGCTGGGTTGGAACGCGCGTCTGGTGCGCGAAGCCTGCGAGGCGTGCGGCCTGTCGCAGGGCGACGAGGAACTGCTGCTGCCCAACGGCGCGCGCGATCTGGCGGCCCTGCTGTCGCGCCGCCACGATGCGCGAGCGCTGGCGGCTCTGGGTGAGATCGACGCCAACTCGCTGAAGATTCGCGAGCGAATCGCTCGCGCCGTGTCCGAGCGGATGGAGGCGGGCGCCGCCGACCTGGAGGCCACGCGTCGCTGCGCCGCCTTCCTGGCCCTGCCCGTCAACGCCGACCTGGGGCTGAAACTGGCCTGGGAGAGCGCGGATCATCTGTGGCGCTGGGCCGGGGACGAGGCGACCGACTGGAATCACTATTCGAAGCGGACGATCCTGTCGGGCATCCTGATCCCCGCCCTGACCATGCGCTGGTTCGACGGACGCGAAGCGGCGGAGGCCTTCGTCGCCCGCCGGATCGAAAACGTCATGGCCTTCGAGAAGTGGAAGGCGGGCAAGGACTTCGACGCGCCGTTCCGAAAGGTCAGCGATGCGCTGAGCCGCATGCGGTATGGGGCGAAAGCCTAG
- a CDS encoding autotransporter domain-containing protein produces the protein MSRFITGGAVAALALAACAFAGSASAQTYNRLVVFGDSLSDNGNLFLISGGTQPPSPPYARRFSNGPTFVELLGFNAANFNGSVTGSINYAFGGSRTDASAGVPFGMLNQLSRYTAAGGRFSSTDLVSVLGGANDIFQGLPAAGASASPVAAITPVATTAAANINSLVNTVAGAGAGTILVTNLPKLSLTPQFRGTTAAPLADFAVTTFNTALQTNLTATAAARPGSNIIMMDLFKIGDTLAGNPGLFGITNITQPCFNGVTVCTNPDSYFYFDGVHPTAAGHRIIAQLATDYLYYGDIGAQSTLQGETAYRHREDALDAAGEALSGRQAWEAGVSVTTSALIDSVDTDARGSVTSSSSDGWGARIALEAGPSANWRFGLAGTARNTDVESHALQFNVESFGLDVYGGWRSGDVFVNAAVGVARDNIDDIERTTSLAPIVHTAETRALSSGARLQGGMWFDMGGVALSPRAALAYVSSDVDGYYEQGVGAQYQYGDRTVKALTGEVALRAEAEMGGFGLFAEGGYRDALDDSSDPVRVGLYNNSAQVLSREIDDPFGGQFLASAGVEGAVGPVKVTVGYRGRFGDHADSHMGGIQLKLPL, from the coding sequence ATGTCACGCTTCATCACCGGCGGCGCCGTCGCCGCTCTGGCGCTCGCCGCCTGCGCCTTTGCCGGCTCGGCCTCGGCCCAGACCTACAACCGTCTCGTCGTCTTCGGCGACAGCCTCAGCGACAACGGCAACCTGTTTCTGATCTCGGGCGGGACCCAGCCGCCGTCGCCGCCCTATGCGCGCCGCTTCTCGAACGGTCCGACCTTCGTCGAACTGCTGGGCTTCAACGCCGCCAACTTCAACGGCTCGGTCACGGGCAGCATCAACTACGCCTTCGGCGGCTCGCGCACCGACGCCTCGGCCGGCGTGCCGTTCGGCATGCTGAACCAGCTGTCGCGCTACACCGCCGCGGGCGGCCGATTCAGCTCGACGGATCTGGTCAGCGTCCTGGGCGGCGCCAACGACATCTTCCAGGGTCTGCCCGCAGCCGGCGCTTCCGCCAGCCCGGTCGCCGCCATCACTCCGGTCGCAACCACGGCCGCCGCCAACATCAACAGCCTGGTCAACACCGTGGCGGGCGCGGGGGCCGGGACCATCCTGGTCACCAACCTGCCCAAGCTCAGCCTGACGCCTCAGTTCCGCGGCACGACCGCCGCGCCCCTGGCCGACTTCGCCGTCACCACCTTCAACACGGCGCTTCAGACCAATCTGACCGCCACGGCCGCCGCCCGCCCAGGCAGCAACATCATCATGATGGACCTGTTCAAGATCGGTGACACCCTGGCCGGCAATCCGGGCCTGTTCGGCATCACCAACATCACCCAGCCCTGCTTCAACGGCGTGACGGTCTGCACGAACCCGGACAGCTACTTCTACTTTGACGGCGTCCACCCGACCGCGGCGGGCCACCGGATCATCGCCCAGTTGGCGACCGACTACCTCTACTATGGCGACATCGGCGCTCAATCGACCTTGCAGGGCGAGACGGCCTATCGTCACCGCGAGGACGCCCTGGACGCCGCCGGCGAGGCCCTGTCGGGCCGTCAAGCGTGGGAGGCCGGCGTGTCCGTCACCACCTCTGCCCTGATCGACAGCGTCGACACCGACGCGCGCGGCTCGGTCACCAGCTCGTCGAGCGACGGCTGGGGCGCCCGTATCGCGCTTGAGGCCGGCCCCTCGGCCAACTGGCGCTTTGGTCTGGCCGGCACGGCGCGCAACACCGACGTCGAAAGCCACGCGCTGCAGTTCAACGTCGAAAGCTTCGGCCTGGACGTCTATGGCGGCTGGCGCTCGGGCGATGTCTTCGTCAACGCCGCCGTCGGCGTGGCGCGCGACAACATCGACGACATCGAACGCACCACCAGCCTGGCGCCGATCGTCCACACCGCCGAAACCCGGGCGCTCAGCAGCGGCGCGCGTCTGCAAGGCGGCATGTGGTTCGACATGGGCGGCGTCGCCCTGTCGCCCCGCGCGGCCCTCGCCTACGTGTCCAGCGACGTGGACGGCTATTACGAACAGGGCGTCGGCGCCCAGTATCAGTACGGCGATCGCACTGTGAAGGCTCTGACCGGCGAGGTCGCCCTGCGCGCCGAGGCGGAAATGGGCGGCTTCGGCCTGTTCGCCGAAGGCGGCTACCGCGACGCCCTGGACGACAGCTCCGATCCGGTGCGCGTCGGTCTCTACAACAACTCGGCCCAAGTACTGTCGCGCGAGATCGACGATCCGTTCGGCGGTCAGTTCCTGGCCTCGGCCGGCGTCGAGGGGGCGGTCGGCCCGGTCAAGGTGACGGTCGGCTATCGCGGCCGCTTCGGCGACCACGCCGACAGCCACATGGGCGGCATTCAGCTGAAACTGCCGCTTTAA
- a CDS encoding ABC transporter permease, which translates to MNRTLLIARREYVAYAKTVGFWLSLLAFPLFAVLGGGIPALIKASEPIKSVAVIEEGPNATGLAAAVRASLQADVDRQNQRLREAAEKGQAGAGRAVASITGPKIRLVDTSPAIADAVGPARDEAIRQALDKQTSNARRLDAVVFLSRTDGKPAAQVWTARATDNDVSGFIRNALRDARRTELLTAAGVAPAVAQEVQTFRPEVKSFSPSAASGGEVSMRDRIPSFIGLGVGFLLWSLVITGASILLNSVMEEKSNKILEVLLSSASATEILTGKVLGVALLTLTVMGVWGGIGAFTLISASPETAATVGQVLLHDGLIFYFIAYMVGGYLMYAVLFAAIGAFCETPRDAQTLMGPIMMILVVPILVMQMALTSPDAPVVKVLSWIPFFTPFLMSARAPSDPPLVEVILTLIGMFATAAFMVWIAGRAFRAGALSDVKLSWKSFGRAITGRA; encoded by the coding sequence ATGAACCGCACCCTGCTGATCGCGCGACGCGAATATGTCGCCTACGCCAAGACCGTCGGCTTCTGGCTGTCGCTTCTGGCCTTCCCGCTGTTCGCCGTGCTGGGCGGCGGCATTCCGGCGCTGATCAAGGCCTCCGAGCCGATCAAATCGGTGGCGGTGATCGAGGAAGGCCCCAATGCGACGGGTCTAGCCGCCGCCGTTCGCGCCTCTCTGCAAGCGGATGTGGATCGTCAGAACCAGCGCCTGCGCGAAGCCGCCGAAAAGGGACAGGCGGGCGCCGGGCGCGCCGTCGCCTCCATCACCGGCCCCAAGATCCGTCTGGTTGACACGTCGCCTGCCATCGCCGACGCCGTCGGCCCGGCCCGTGACGAGGCGATCCGCCAGGCGCTGGACAAGCAGACCTCGAACGCCAGGCGCCTCGACGCCGTGGTCTTCCTGAGCCGCACGGATGGCAAGCCCGCCGCCCAGGTCTGGACCGCGCGCGCCACTGACAACGACGTCTCCGGCTTCATCCGAAATGCCCTGCGTGATGCCCGACGCACCGAACTTCTGACCGCCGCCGGGGTCGCCCCGGCCGTGGCGCAGGAGGTTCAGACCTTCCGACCGGAGGTGAAGTCCTTCTCGCCCAGCGCCGCCAGCGGGGGCGAGGTGTCGATGCGTGACCGAATCCCGTCCTTCATCGGCCTGGGCGTCGGATTCCTCCTGTGGTCGCTGGTCATCACAGGGGCCTCCATCCTGCTGAACAGCGTGATGGAGGAGAAGTCGAACAAGATCCTGGAGGTGCTGCTGTCCTCGGCCTCGGCGACCGAAATCCTGACGGGCAAGGTGCTGGGCGTGGCGCTGCTGACCCTGACGGTCATGGGGGTCTGGGGCGGGATCGGGGCCTTCACCCTGATTTCGGCCTCGCCCGAGACGGCGGCGACGGTCGGACAGGTGCTGCTGCACGACGGCCTGATCTTCTATTTCATCGCCTATATGGTCGGCGGCTACCTGATGTATGCGGTGCTGTTCGCGGCCATCGGCGCCTTCTGCGAGACGCCGCGCGACGCCCAGACCCTGATGGGGCCGATCATGATGATCCTGGTCGTGCCGATCCTGGTGATGCAGATGGCCCTGACCAGCCCGGATGCGCCGGTGGTCAAGGTTCTGTCCTGGATCCCCTTCTTCACCCCCTTCCTGATGAGCGCCCGCGCGCCCAGCGATCCACCGCTGGTGGAGGTGATTCTGACGCTGATCGGCATGTTCGCGACCGCCGCCTTCATGGTGTGGATCGCCGGGCGGGCCTTCCGCGCCGGCGCGCTGTCAGACGTAAAGCTGAGCTGGAAGAGCTTCGGCCGGGCGATCACCGGGCGGGCGTAG
- the purE gene encoding 5-(carboxyamino)imidazole ribonucleotide mutase encodes MATSETPVAIIMGSRSDWPTMKLAADRLDQLGVAWDAKVVSAHRTPQRLVDFATGAKAAGYKVIIAGAGGAAHLPGMAASMTELPVLGVPVQSKALKGMDSLLSIVQMPAGVPVATLAIGEAGAANAGILAAQILALSDEGLAGRLAAFRAAQTESVAETVED; translated from the coding sequence ATGGCGACTTCCGAAACCCCGGTGGCGATCATAATGGGCAGCCGGTCCGACTGGCCGACCATGAAGCTGGCCGCCGATCGCCTGGATCAACTGGGCGTCGCCTGGGACGCCAAGGTCGTCAGCGCCCACCGCACGCCCCAACGCCTGGTCGATTTCGCCACGGGCGCTAAGGCCGCCGGATACAAGGTCATCATCGCTGGGGCAGGGGGCGCCGCCCACCTGCCGGGCATGGCCGCCTCCATGACCGAACTGCCGGTGCTGGGCGTGCCGGTCCAATCCAAGGCGCTGAAGGGCATGGATAGCCTGCTGTCGATCGTGCAGATGCCAGCGGGCGTTCCGGTCGCCACCCTGGCCATCGGCGAGGCGGGCGCCGCCAACGCCGGCATCCTGGCCGCCCAGATACTGGCCCTGTCCGACGAGGGGCTGGCTGGACGGCTGGCCGCCTTCCGCGCCGCCCAGACCGAATCCGTCGCAGAAACCGTCGAGGACTGA
- a CDS encoding 5-(carboxyamino)imidazole ribonucleotide synthase produces MPDLPLPPGSTLGIIGGGQLGRMLSQAASRLGFDVVILDPEADSPAGRVSARQIVAAYDDPKALSALGRAADVVTFEFENVPAESIERLAEAGPLVAPGPTALRVSQDRVDEKTFLNAVGAPTVAFAVVDTLDDLVVGLTELGLPALLKTRREGYDGKGQVWIHAIEDAPAALESLGGRPAILEAKATFVRELSVIAARDWDGHMAVYPLGENRHEGGVLRTTLAPAVVDEKTQVRARAIAEAILDGLDFVGVLGVELFDLGDDVLLVNEIAPRVHNTGHWTQDGCVCDQFEQHIRAVAGWPLGPTTAHARIEMTNLLGNEVEDWRKLSAKSDERLHLYGKAEARPGRKMAHVNRVLGAS; encoded by the coding sequence GTGCCTGATCTTCCGCTTCCCCCCGGTTCGACCCTCGGCATCATCGGCGGAGGCCAGCTGGGCCGGATGCTGAGCCAGGCCGCCTCGCGCCTGGGCTTCGACGTCGTGATCTTGGACCCCGAGGCCGACAGCCCGGCCGGCCGGGTCTCGGCGCGCCAGATCGTCGCCGCCTATGACGACCCCAAGGCCCTGTCGGCGCTGGGTCGCGCCGCCGATGTCGTCACCTTCGAGTTCGAGAACGTGCCGGCCGAATCCATCGAGCGTCTGGCCGAGGCCGGCCCTCTAGTCGCGCCGGGACCGACGGCGTTACGCGTGTCGCAGGACCGGGTGGACGAAAAGACCTTCCTGAACGCCGTCGGCGCCCCGACGGTCGCCTTCGCCGTCGTCGACACGCTGGACGACCTGGTCGTCGGCCTGACCGAACTGGGCCTGCCCGCCCTGCTGAAGACCCGTCGCGAAGGCTATGACGGCAAGGGCCAGGTCTGGATCCACGCCATCGAGGACGCGCCCGCCGCCCTGGAAAGCCTGGGCGGTCGTCCGGCCATCCTGGAGGCCAAGGCGACCTTCGTGCGCGAACTGTCGGTCATCGCCGCCCGCGACTGGGACGGCCATATGGCGGTCTATCCGCTAGGCGAGAACCGGCACGAGGGCGGCGTCCTGCGCACCACCCTGGCCCCCGCCGTCGTGGACGAGAAGACGCAAGTCCGCGCCCGCGCCATCGCCGAGGCGATCCTGGACGGGCTGGATTTCGTCGGCGTTCTGGGCGTCGAACTGTTCGACCTCGGAGATGACGTGCTTCTGGTCAACGAGATCGCTCCGCGCGTTCACAACACCGGCCATTGGACCCAAGACGGCTGCGTCTGCGACCAGTTTGAACAGCATATCCGCGCCGTTGCCGGCTGGCCGCTCGGCCCCACGACGGCCCACGCCCGCATCGAAATGACAAACCTGCTGGGCAACGAAGTCGAGGACTGGCGCAAGCTGTCGGCCAAGTCCGACGAACGCCTGCACCTCTACGGCAAGGCCGAGGCCCGCCCCGGCCGCAAGATGGCGCATGTGAACCGGGTGCTGGGTGCCAGCTGA
- a CDS encoding ABC transporter ATP-binding protein produces the protein MAALTLDGVNKRYGDFHAVRDLSFQVEKGSICGFLGPNGAGKTSTLRMILGLQPATSGRIEILGADDGRKVRDRIGFLPEERGLYKKMTPVEAIAFFGALKGLPVAEGRKRAKTLLEQQGLGEAQKKKMKELSKGMAQKVQLIASVVHHPEFVILDEPFSGLDPMNQQGLEAMIRGLAANGATVLFSTHVMQHAERLCDKVVLLARGKKAFEGTVDQAKATSPRFLNLDGAISADAAAALPGVAGVETLSDVDGVRRLKIALAPGAGGQDTLKTAFLDGLDVRGFALKEPTLHDAFIGLTGDHPDQPVASVEAVR, from the coding sequence ATGGCGGCGTTGACGCTGGATGGGGTGAACAAGCGGTACGGCGATTTCCACGCCGTGCGCGATCTGAGTTTTCAGGTCGAGAAGGGGTCGATCTGCGGCTTTCTGGGACCGAACGGGGCGGGCAAAACCTCGACCCTGCGAATGATCCTGGGGTTGCAGCCAGCGACGTCGGGACGGATCGAAATCCTGGGCGCCGACGACGGGCGTAAGGTGCGCGACCGGATCGGTTTCCTGCCCGAGGAACGCGGCCTCTATAAAAAGATGACGCCGGTCGAGGCCATCGCCTTCTTCGGCGCGCTGAAAGGCCTGCCGGTCGCCGAAGGCCGCAAGCGCGCCAAGACCCTGCTGGAGCAGCAGGGGCTCGGCGAGGCGCAGAAAAAGAAGATGAAGGAGCTGTCCAAGGGGATGGCGCAGAAGGTGCAGCTGATCGCCTCGGTCGTGCACCATCCCGAGTTCGTCATCCTGGACGAGCCCTTCTCCGGTCTGGACCCGATGAACCAGCAGGGCCTGGAAGCGATGATTCGCGGGCTGGCCGCGAACGGGGCCACGGTGCTGTTCTCCACCCACGTGATGCAGCATGCCGAGCGGCTGTGCGACAAGGTCGTGCTGCTGGCGCGTGGCAAGAAGGCGTTCGAGGGGACGGTGGACCAGGCCAAGGCCACCTCGCCGCGCTTCCTAAATCTGGACGGCGCGATCAGCGCGGACGCCGCCGCCGCCCTGCCCGGCGTGGCGGGCGTCGAGACCCTGTCCGACGTCGATGGTGTGCGTCGTCTGAAGATCGCCCTGGCGCCCGGCGCCGGGGGTCAGGACACGTTGAAGACGGCTTTCCTAGACGGCCTGGACGTGCGCGGCTTCGCACTGAAGGAGCCGACGCTGCACGACGCCTTCATCGGCCTGACCGGCGACCATCCCGACCAACCCGTCGCATCCGTGGAGGCTGTCCGATGA
- the serA gene encoding phosphoglycerate dehydrogenase, whose translation MKMLLLENIHPAAVERLEEAGYSVETQKGALDEDDLIAAIKGVHVLGIRSKTSVSRRVLEQADRLMAVAAFCIGTNQIDLDAASDHGVAVFNAPYSNTRSVVELAIGLMIVLMRDVADKSAAMHVGKWNKSATGSKELRGKTLGIVGYGAIGSQLSVLAENLGMRVLFYDLSERLALGNARRMRSLDALLAESDVVTLHVDGRKENADIFGAAQFGRMKEGALFLNLARGHVVDVGALSQAIGSGRVAGAAVDVFPEEPRTNADPFESPLQGLPNMILTPHIGGSTEEAQEAIAEFAAERLLGYLNRGDTTFSVNLPNVQLSEVSGAHRILHIHRNQPGVLAELNRALASAGLNILGQHLKTDERTGYVITDVDRDYDPEALRELKTVPGTLKFRTLQ comes from the coding sequence ATGAAGATGCTGCTCCTGGAAAACATCCACCCCGCCGCCGTCGAGCGGCTTGAGGAGGCGGGCTATTCGGTTGAAACCCAGAAGGGCGCGCTGGACGAGGACGATCTGATCGCCGCCATCAAGGGTGTCCATGTCCTGGGCATCCGTTCCAAGACCTCGGTCAGCCGCCGCGTGCTGGAACAGGCCGATCGACTGATGGCCGTCGCCGCCTTCTGCATCGGCACCAACCAGATCGACCTGGATGCGGCTTCGGATCACGGCGTGGCGGTGTTCAACGCCCCCTATTCGAACACCCGTTCGGTGGTCGAACTGGCCATCGGCCTGATGATCGTCCTGATGCGCGACGTGGCGGACAAGTCCGCCGCAATGCACGTCGGCAAGTGGAACAAGTCCGCCACCGGCTCAAAGGAGCTGCGTGGCAAGACCCTGGGTATCGTCGGCTACGGCGCGATCGGCAGCCAGTTGTCGGTGTTGGCCGAAAACCTGGGCATGCGGGTGCTGTTCTATGACCTGTCCGAGCGCCTGGCCCTTGGCAATGCGCGCCGCATGCGCTCGCTGGACGCGCTGCTGGCCGAAAGCGACGTGGTCACCCTGCATGTCGATGGCCGCAAGGAGAACGCTGACATCTTCGGTGCGGCCCAGTTCGGCCGAATGAAGGAAGGCGCGTTGTTCCTGAATCTGGCGCGCGGCCATGTGGTCGATGTCGGCGCCCTGTCCCAGGCGATCGGCTCGGGCCGGGTCGCCGGCGCCGCCGTCGATGTCTTCCCCGAAGAACCGCGCACCAACGCCGACCCCTTCGAGAGCCCGCTTCAGGGTCTGCCCAACATGATCCTGACGCCGCACATCGGCGGCTCGACCGAAGAGGCGCAGGAGGCCATCGCCGAGTTCGCGGCCGAACGTCTGCTGGGCTATCTGAACCGGGGCGACACGACCTTCAGCGTCAACCTGCCCAACGTCCAGCTCTCAGAGGTTTCGGGCGCCCACCGAATCCTGCACATCCACCGGAACCAGCCGGGCGTGCTGGCCGAACTGAACCGCGCCCTGGCGTCGGCGGGCCTGAACATCCTCGGCCAGCACCTGAAAACGGACGAGCGCACGGGCTATGTCATCACCGACGTGGACCGCGACTACGACCCGGAGGCGCTGCGCGAACTCAAGACGGTGCCAGGCACGCTGAAGTTCCGCACGTTGCAGTGA